The Mycobacteriales bacterium genome contains a region encoding:
- a CDS encoding ROK family glucokinase — protein MSLAIGVDIGGTKVAAGLVSETGEILRRERRPTPSTDPAAVAAVVASVVADLRAESDVSAVGVGAAGFIDADRSTVLFAPNLAWRQEPLRDSLSSLIGLPVVVENDANAMAWAEYRFGAGVGVSSLVALTVGTGIGAGLVLDGHLYRGAFGMAGEPGHLRVVPDGLPCGCGNRGCWEQYCSGRALVREAAARGGPWTEGPAVTLAAQSGHREAIAAFVAVGTWLGQGLADVSAVLDPGRFVIGGGVGAAGDLLLEPARRRFADVLIGRGYRPIPDIVPASLGVDAGLIGAADLARQSE, from the coding sequence ATGAGCCTCGCGATCGGGGTCGACATCGGCGGCACCAAGGTGGCCGCGGGCCTCGTGTCCGAAACCGGCGAGATCCTGCGCCGCGAGCGGCGGCCGACGCCGAGCACCGATCCGGCCGCCGTCGCCGCGGTTGTCGCGTCGGTGGTGGCCGACCTGCGCGCCGAGTCTGACGTCTCTGCCGTCGGAGTGGGTGCGGCGGGCTTCATCGACGCCGACCGGTCGACCGTGCTGTTCGCGCCCAACCTGGCCTGGCGACAAGAACCGCTGCGCGACTCGCTCTCCTCGCTGATCGGCCTGCCGGTCGTCGTGGAGAACGACGCCAACGCGATGGCATGGGCGGAGTACCGGTTCGGCGCCGGCGTCGGCGTCTCGTCGCTCGTTGCCCTGACCGTCGGCACCGGCATCGGCGCGGGGCTGGTCCTCGACGGCCATCTCTACCGCGGCGCGTTCGGCATGGCGGGGGAGCCGGGGCACCTGCGAGTGGTGCCCGACGGGCTGCCGTGCGGATGCGGCAACCGCGGCTGCTGGGAGCAGTACTGCAGCGGCCGCGCGCTGGTCCGGGAGGCGGCAGCCCGCGGGGGCCCGTGGACCGAAGGGCCGGCCGTGACCCTCGCAGCTCAGTCCGGCCATCGCGAGGCGATCGCCGCGTTCGTCGCGGTCGGCACCTGGCTCGGCCAAGGCCTGGCCGACGTGTCAGCTGTCCTCGACCCCGGGCGCTTCGTCATCGGCGGGGGGGTCGGCGCAGCGGGTGACCTCCTGCTCGAGCCGGCCCGGCGCCGCTTCGCCGACGTGCTGATCGGTCGCGGCTACCGGCCGATACCCGACATCGTGCCGGCGTCGTTGGGCGTGGACGCCGGCCTCATCGGCGCCGCCGACCTGGCCCGCCAGTCTGAATGA
- a CDS encoding DUF5304 family protein: MTSSAHEHGSVAEEAARLVDALGQSFGQWAREALGDVSLDEAIATGSAECQLCPVCRLIALVRGTRPETVEHLLDAVGSLTAALRSAVQTHEHHWASRHGGPVEHINVD; this comes from the coding sequence GTGACCAGCTCCGCCCACGAGCACGGGTCGGTCGCCGAGGAGGCGGCCCGGCTGGTTGACGCGCTCGGGCAGTCGTTCGGCCAGTGGGCACGTGAGGCCCTCGGCGATGTCTCGCTCGACGAGGCGATCGCGACCGGGTCCGCCGAGTGTCAGCTCTGCCCGGTGTGCCGGCTGATCGCGCTGGTCCGTGGCACGCGGCCCGAGACGGTCGAGCACCTGCTGGACGCGGTCGGCTCGCTGACCGCGGCCCTGCGGTCGGCCGTGCAGACGCACGAGCACCACTGGGCCTCGCGGCACGGCGGTCCGGTCGAGCACATCAACGTCGACTGA